The following proteins are co-located in the Triticum aestivum cultivar Chinese Spring chromosome 1A, IWGSC CS RefSeq v2.1, whole genome shotgun sequence genome:
- the LOC123061265 gene encoding uncharacterized protein isoform X4, translated as MLAEADDNHSRANKGEHSGKEHLAKLQEKDAPNLNNLVEKGRHAEIFVGGLLIDLEGRIVGMNFIDENRTPFLPVQIVGRCLKHFRNLAFVLQDTSFLYMGRLLEGFGVGVISYTVNRWTVAAPC; from the exons ATGCTCGCCGAAGCGGACGACAACCACTCCCGTGCAAACAAAG GTGAGCATTCAGGAAAAGAACACTTGGCTAAACTTCAGGAAAAAGATGCACCGAATCTTA ATAATTTGGTCGAAAAGGGACGACATGCTGAG ATTTTCGTTGGTGGTCTTCTGATTGATTTGGAAGGAAGAATTGTTGGTATGAATTTCATAGACGAGAATAGAACTCCCTTTTTGCCCGTCCAAATTGTTGGGAGATGCCTGAAACACTTCAGAAATTTGG CGTTTGTTTTACAGGACACTTCTTTCCTGTATATGGGACGATTGCTTGAAGGATTTGGTGTTGGTGTCATATCCTACACG GTGAACAGATGGACAGTGGCTGCTCCTTGCTGA
- the LOC123061265 gene encoding uncharacterized protein isoform X6, translated as MRMLYCRTVAAMLAEADDNHSRANKDNLVEKGRHAEIFVGGLLIDLEGRIVGMNFIDENRTPFLPVQIVGRCLKHFRNLAFVLQDTSFLYMGRLLEGFGVGVISYTVNRWTVAAPC; from the exons ATGCGAATGCTCTACTGCAGGACCGTGGCAGCGATGCTCGCCGAAGCGGACGACAACCACTCCCGTGCAAACAAAG ATAATTTGGTCGAAAAGGGACGACATGCTGAG ATTTTCGTTGGTGGTCTTCTGATTGATTTGGAAGGAAGAATTGTTGGTATGAATTTCATAGACGAGAATAGAACTCCCTTTTTGCCCGTCCAAATTGTTGGGAGATGCCTGAAACACTTCAGAAATTTGG CGTTTGTTTTACAGGACACTTCTTTCCTGTATATGGGACGATTGCTTGAAGGATTTGGTGTTGGTGTCATATCCTACACG GTGAACAGATGGACAGTGGCTGCTCCTTGCTGA
- the LOC123061265 gene encoding uncharacterized protein isoform X1, which translates to MRMLYCRTVAAMLAEADDNHSRANKGEHSGKEHLAKLQEKDAPNLNNLVEKGRHAEIFVGGLLIDLEGRIVGMNFIDENRTPFLPVQIVGRCLKHFRNLAFVLQDTSFLYMGRLLEGFGVGVISYTVNRWTVAAPC; encoded by the exons ATGCGAATGCTCTACTGCAGGACCGTGGCAGCGATGCTCGCCGAAGCGGACGACAACCACTCCCGTGCAAACAAAG GTGAGCATTCAGGAAAAGAACACTTGGCTAAACTTCAGGAAAAAGATGCACCGAATCTTA ATAATTTGGTCGAAAAGGGACGACATGCTGAG ATTTTCGTTGGTGGTCTTCTGATTGATTTGGAAGGAAGAATTGTTGGTATGAATTTCATAGACGAGAATAGAACTCCCTTTTTGCCCGTCCAAATTGTTGGGAGATGCCTGAAACACTTCAGAAATTTGG CGTTTGTTTTACAGGACACTTCTTTCCTGTATATGGGACGATTGCTTGAAGGATTTGGTGTTGGTGTCATATCCTACACG GTGAACAGATGGACAGTGGCTGCTCCTTGCTGA
- the LOC123061265 gene encoding uncharacterized protein isoform X8 gives MLAEADDNHSRANKDNLVEKGRHAEIFVGGLLIDLEGRIVGMNFIDENRTPFLPVQIVGRCLKHFRNLAFVLQDTSFLYMGRLLEGFGVGVISYTVNRWTVAAPC, from the exons ATGCTCGCCGAAGCGGACGACAACCACTCCCGTGCAAACAAAG ATAATTTGGTCGAAAAGGGACGACATGCTGAG ATTTTCGTTGGTGGTCTTCTGATTGATTTGGAAGGAAGAATTGTTGGTATGAATTTCATAGACGAGAATAGAACTCCCTTTTTGCCCGTCCAAATTGTTGGGAGATGCCTGAAACACTTCAGAAATTTGG CGTTTGTTTTACAGGACACTTCTTTCCTGTATATGGGACGATTGCTTGAAGGATTTGGTGTTGGTGTCATATCCTACACG GTGAACAGATGGACAGTGGCTGCTCCTTGCTGA
- the LOC123061265 gene encoding uncharacterized protein isoform X2, whose product MASSDLLRPDPAPGPWQRCSPKRTTTTPVQTKVSIQEKNTWLNFRKKMHRILIFVGGLLIDLEGRIVGMNFIDENRTPFLPVQIVGRCLKHFRNLAFVLQDTSFLYMGRLLEGFGVGVISYTVNRWTVAAPC is encoded by the exons GACCGTGGCAGCGATGCTCGCCGAAGCGGACGACAACCACTCCCGTGCAAACAAAG GTGAGCATTCAGGAAAAGAACACTTGGCTAAACTTCAGGAAAAAGATGCACCGAATCTTA ATTTTCGTTGGTGGTCTTCTGATTGATTTGGAAGGAAGAATTGTTGGTATGAATTTCATAGACGAGAATAGAACTCCCTTTTTGCCCGTCCAAATTGTTGGGAGATGCCTGAAACACTTCAGAAATTTGG CGTTTGTTTTACAGGACACTTCTTTCCTGTATATGGGACGATTGCTTGAAGGATTTGGTGTTGGTGTCATATCCTACACG GTGAACAGATGGACAGTGGCTGCTCCTTGCTGA
- the LOC123061265 gene encoding uncharacterized protein isoform X3 → MRMLYCRTVAAMLAEADDNHSRANKGEHSGKEHLAKLQEKDAPNLNNLVEKGRHAEIFVGGLLIDLEGRIVGMNFIDENRTPFLPVQIVGRCLKHFRNLAFVLQDTSFLYMGRLLEGFGVGVISYTF, encoded by the exons ATGCGAATGCTCTACTGCAGGACCGTGGCAGCGATGCTCGCCGAAGCGGACGACAACCACTCCCGTGCAAACAAAG GTGAGCATTCAGGAAAAGAACACTTGGCTAAACTTCAGGAAAAAGATGCACCGAATCTTA ATAATTTGGTCGAAAAGGGACGACATGCTGAG ATTTTCGTTGGTGGTCTTCTGATTGATTTGGAAGGAAGAATTGTTGGTATGAATTTCATAGACGAGAATAGAACTCCCTTTTTGCCCGTCCAAATTGTTGGGAGATGCCTGAAACACTTCAGAAATTTGG CGTTTGTTTTACAGGACACTTCTTTCCTGTATATGGGACGATTGCTTGAAGGATTTGGTGTTGGTGTCATATCCTACACG TTTTGA